The bacterium nucleotide sequence GAAACGAATTATATTGGAGGATGAGTAAGAGAAGCTTATTCTGGTGCTCGTTTCTCTTTTGAAAGATGAAAAGGGAAAAGAGGATTGGGAAAAATTTCAAAGATTGCTGTTGATTGTTAACGCTTTGAGTGTCTCTTATGAGACCCTTTCTTGAGGTAGCCGAATTCCTCTAAAGCTTTTATGTCGCTTCGCCATTTCTCCCACGCTCTCACTATCAGGTCAAGATAAACAGGTTGATTCAATACCCGTTCACATCTCAAACGCGCTAAATGGGATGCCTGGGATATCAGTCCCCCTTTATATCCTATTATTGAAGATACTCGTTTCTCATTGTCAACATACAAATAGGCGATGATGTGGGTTTTGCCTTTTCCCACTGGTGGTCTTATCTCCTTTACCCTCACCTCCATCCTATTCGGTTCCCTATCGTGGAAGAAGTTCGTCACCTCTTCCCTTATCGCTTCCTGAACGGCGAACCAATCGGGCGGCGGTGGAGGTGGATTCTTAAATATTGGCTCCCTCTCCGGCAAATACAACTTTATTCTCTTGAGAAGGAAGTCAAGATTTTCCTTAAGCAAAGCGGATACAGGGAGCGTCTCAAGAAAAAATGTCTTCTTGAAAGCCTTGAGATATTCTTCCGTCCTTTCCTCTAATCTGAAATTCTTCACCGCGTCCATTTTATTTATGAGCAGGAAAGCGGGAACTTTGCTTTTCCTTATCTTAGCACAAAGCTGAAGCTCGGTAGGGGAAGGAGGGAAAGTCGCATCCACTACCATAAGCGCCAAATCGGAGGAAGTTAGCGCCCCTTTTATAAACGAGTTCATTATCTTCTCCAATTTGTTCTTTGGGATGATGAAAGTGGGGGTATCAATGAGCACTATTTGGCAATCATCCAAGTTCAAAACGCCTGTCATAGGACGCCTTGTAGCCCCCGCCCACCGCGTCACTATTGATCTCTTCTCCCCCAATAAAGAATTAAAAAGGGTGGATTTTCCTACATTACCTCTTCCAACTATAGCGACCCTTCCGCACTTTACCTTTCCCGCCATCAGGGAGGGATATGGCTTATTCCTCCAAGATAGGGACGGAGAGCCTCAGGTACTCTTATCCTACCATCCTCTTCCTGATAATTCTCTATTAAGGCGGCAAGGGTCCTGCCGACAGCTAGCCCCGAGCCGTTGAGTGTGTGAACGAAGCGAGGAGGAGAGGTGGGTGTTTCCCTATATCTAATATTCCCCCTTCTCGCTTGGAAATCGGTGCAATTTGAACAGGAGGAAACCTCTATAAACTTTCCCATCCCGGGAAACCAAGCCTCTATATCGTATTTCTTCGCAGCCGAGAAGCCCAAATCTCCCACGCACACATTCACGACTCTATAGGGAATCTCCAACCTTCTCAGGACTTCCTCCGCGTCATCAACGAGCTTCTCAAGTTCCTCATATGATTCCTCCGGCTTAGTGAACTTGAACAACTCCACTTTGTCAAATTGGTGATGACGAATTAATCCTCTTATCTCCTTTCCCCAAGAGCCCGCTTCCTCTCTGAAGCAGGGAGTGTAGGCCACATATTTCAGGGGTAGAAGGTCGCCGGGAAGGATTTCGTCCCTATGGAGATTCGCAAGGGGAAGCTCAGCTGTGGGGATGAGGAAGAAGCCATCTTTGGTTTGAAAGAGGTCATCAGCAAATTTGGGAAGGTGGGCTGAGGTAAGGCAAGAGGTTTGGTTTGCGAGCAGGGGAGGTGAGACCTCTATATAGCCATGCTCCTTTGTATGAAGGTCAAGCATGAAATCAATCAAAGCTCTCACTAACTTTGCGCCCCAATTCAAAAAGAGAGGAAAGCGAGAGCCAGCGATATCAGCGGCTTTTTCCAAATCGAATAAACCGAGCTTTTTCCCTATCTCCCAATGGGGTTTCACTTCAAATGGGAATCGGCGTATCTCTCCCCATCTTCTGACCTCTTCGTTTTCCTCATCCGTTTGTCCCTCGGGGACGCTTGAATGAGGAAGATTGGGGATGGAGAGCAATATCTCTCGCCAGCGTCCCTCTATTTCCCTTTGCTCAGCCAGTTTCTCCTTCAGAACTTCGGAGATGTGCTTCATCTCCTCAAGCAAAGTTTTGGGGATTTCCTTTTTATTTCGTTTCAATTGGGAGATTTCCTTAGAAGCCTTGTTCTGCTTTTCTCTAAGGGATTGAGTCTCTTGGAGGATTTGCCTTCGCCTCTCATCAACGGCGAGGAACTCATCAATAAGGGAATCCTCCATCCCTCTCAATTTGAGCATTGATTTAAACAGGTCAGGATTTTCTCTAATCAGCTTTGGGTCGTGCATTTTAGAGTATGGGAAGATATTTTTCCAGCTCAAAAGATGTGACCTGTGCCCGGTAGAGCTCCCACTCGTTGAGCTTATTCGTTATGAACCTCGTGAAGATATGCTCACCCAAAGTGCGTTTAACGAGCTCGCTTCTTCTCGTTTCACTTATTGCCTCAAAGAGGTCCACGGGCAGGTCGGGGATGCCCTTTTTCTCCCTCTCTTCTTTGGACATCTCATAGACATTCGCCTCAACAGGTGGAGGAAGTTCATATCCTTTTTCTATTCCTTCCAATCCCGCCGCGAGCATAACGGCGAAGCCGAGATAGGGATTCATAGCGGGGTCGGGAACACGAAACTCAGCCCTTATGGAAACTCCGCCATCGGGGCGATAGGCGGGAACTCTTATCATAGTAGTGCGGTTCTTCTGCGCCCAGGAAACATAGACTGGCGCCTCATAGCCGGGAACGAGCCTTTTGTAGGAATTGACCCATTGAGCAACGACGGAGCAGATTTCTCTTGCGTGCTTCAACTGTCCAGCGATGAATCTCTTCGCAACAATGGAAAGATTGTAGGGGTCGGAAGGGTCATAAAAGGCATTTCTATTCTCCTTGATGGAGAAAAGAGATTGGTGGACATGGAGACCGCTGCCGTTCACCCCGTAAATTGGCTTAGGCATAAATGTTGCATAGAAGCCGTGCTTCTGGGCTACTGCCTTCGTCACGAGGCGAGTAGTTATCAAAGCATCGGCAATTGTGAGAGCGTCGGCATATTTCAAATCAAACTCGTGCTGGCTTGCGGAGACCTCATGATGGATTGCCTCTACCTGGATTCCCATAAGTTCAAGCAATTCAACCGTTTCCCTTCTTAGAGCATTAGCCGTTTCAACCGCGATTACATCAAAGTAGCCACCCTTATCTAAAAGCTCGGGCAATTGGGAAGTCTTGAAATAAAAGAATTCCACCTCTGGTCCGACATTATAGATGTAGCCCATCCCCCTTGCTCTTTCCATCTGCTTTTTAAGGGCGAGGCGTGGGTCTCCATCGTAGGGTCTGCCATCCGGATAAAATATATCGCAGAACATCCTCGCGCTCGGTTGGTCCTGGGGAACATAAGGAAGAATGCAGAAGGTGGAGGGGTCGGGAAGGGCAACGATGTCGCTCTCCTCTATCTCCGCATAGCCGGTTATGGAGGAGCCGTCAAAGCCCTTTCCTCGCCTCAAAACCTCTTCAAGCTCGCCCGAAGTTATTGATATGCATTTTAGAAATCCGAGCAAATCAACAAACCAGAGCTCAATGAACTCAATTTTCTTGTCCTTAACTTCCGCTAACACCTTCTTACAGAGCTCTTCCCTTTTGGTCATAGATTCCTCCTATCTAAATAAGATTTTTGGATTAAATTTTAGGATTGGAAGGGCTAAAAGTCAAGACAAACCTTATGATTTATAAAAATTAACGGAGTGAAAGGAGGATTTTCCCTCCTTTACCGAATTTCAACCCCCGATATTTACATTTTTTTCCGGAAAATCATTTTTAAACTTTTTAAAAGCGCTATTTTCTTGATTAGAAACATCTTAATTTTATCGTTTTTATGCTTGTTATCCTACATAGACGCCATTCAACTTCTAGGACGAGTTTGTTCTTTTTAAGAGGGCTTAATTGTTTTTGACTCTCTATTGATAACTCTATTAATTAAGTTATAATTTTAAAAAAACGAAAAAGGAGGAAAGAACAAATGCGACTTGCTGTCATCGGTTCCGGCGGTATGGCTCAAGCCCACATCAAAGTTTTGCAAGACAAAGGCTTCCTGGGGAAAAGAGCCGATATAGTGGCTCTCTGCGACCCCGACCAGAAATCCTTGGATGCCACTGTGAAGCGATTTCCTCAGCTGAACAAGGCAAATCTTTACAATAATTATGAGGAATTGTTGGAGAAAGAGGAACTGGATGCGGTTTTGATAGCCAGCCCCCATACCTGCCATTACGAGCAATTGATTGGCTGTCTGGAGAAGGGACTCAATATACTTGTTGAGAAACCCATGGTTTGCTCCGTTGCGGAGGCGGAGAGGGTTGTTAAGCTCACTGAGGAGAAAGGAGTAATTGTGATGGTGGCTTATCAGCGCCGATTTATGCCTGCCTTCCTCTATGCCAAGGAGCAGATATCCTCAGGAAAGCTTGGCAAGCTTCTCTTCTTCACCGCTTATCAGGCGCAAAATTGGCTACCAGCCGCGCTCTATAGCTGGAGGGGAGAACCCCATTTGAGCGGCGGTGGGCAGATTAACGATTCAGGAAGCCATTTAGTTCACGCTATGTTGTGGCTAACGGAGGCTCGTCCCCTTGAAGTCTTCGCATATATGGAGAAGGAGGAAGCGAGAGTTGATATCCTTTCAGCGCTCGCAATCAAATTCAGCGATGGAATGCTCGGCTCTGTTGGCATAATTGGAGACAATCCAGGTTGGGGAGAGGAGATAGGAGTTTGGGGGAAGAAGGGAGCAATCTTGATAAGGGATGGATGGCAAGTGATTCAGCAGGGAGAGGATGGCAAATACTTCACTCCCAAAGAGCTTCCCGAAGGCAAACCACCCATAGAGGCTTTCCTTGATTGTGTGGAAGGCAAGGAGGATAACCAGGTTCCTCCGGTTTGGGGATTGAGGGTAATCGCTCTTACAGAGGCTGCTTGGCGTTCGGCTGAACAAGGCACTCCCATTAAGGTAGAGGGTTGGAGGTAGAGAAATGAAGCAATTTTATAGCGATGTAGAAGGATTAAGCAGGGAAGAACTGAGGAATCTGCAATCCGAGAGATTAAGGGCATTGGTTAGATATGTTTACGAGAGAATGCCCTTTTACAGGCAAAAATTTGACTCTCTCGGGATAAAGCCAGAGGATATAAAGGATATATCGGATATCACCAAACTTCCCTTCACCACTAAGCAGGACATCGTTGATAATTATCCCCTGAAGCTTCTCGCGGTTCCTATGAAGGAAGTGGTTCGTCTCCAAAGCTCTTCAGGGACTACTGGCAAGAATATTTACATTTCTAACGAAGGAAGCACTTCCCTTGATAAGGTATAGGACAAGGGATATATGCTCGCTAAATCCCGAACCCTGCAAATGTGGGAGAACTTTTTGGCGTCTCTCAAGGATAGAGGGACGCACTGACGATATGATAATCGTGCGGGGAATAAATGTATTCCCATCCCAAATTGAAAGCGTTCTCTTGAGCGTG carries:
- the era gene encoding GTPase Era, which translates into the protein MAGKVKCGRVAIVGRGNVGKSTLFNSLLGEKRSIVTRWAGATRRPMTGVLNLDDCQIVLIDTPTFIIPKNKLEKIMNSFIKGALTSSDLALMVVDATFPPSPTELQLCAKIRKSKVPAFLLINKMDAVKNFRLEERTEEYLKAFKKTFFLETLPVSALLKENLDFLLKRIKLYLPEREPIFKNPPPPPPDWFAVQEAIREEVTNFFHDREPNRMEVRVKEIRPPVGKGKTHIIAYLYVDNEKRVSSIIGYKGGLISQASHLARLRCERVLNQPVYLDLIVRAWEKWRSDIKALEEFGYLKKGSHKRHSKR
- a CDS encoding glutamine synthetase → MTKREELCKKVLAEVKDKKIEFIELWFVDLLGFLKCISITSGELEEVLRRGKGFDGSSITGYAEIEESDIVALPDPSTFCILPYVPQDQPSARMFCDIFYPDGRPYDGDPRLALKKQMERARGMGYIYNVGPEVEFFYFKTSQLPELLDKGGYFDVIAVETANALRRETVELLELMGIQVEAIHHEVSASQHEFDLKYADALTIADALITTRLVTKAVAQKHGFYATFMPKPIYGVNGSGLHVHQSLFSIKENRNAFYDPSDPYNLSIVAKRFIAGQLKHAREICSVVAQWVNSYKRLVPGYEAPVYVSWAQKNRTTMIRVPAYRPDGGVSIRAEFRVPDPAMNPYLGFAVMLAAGLEGIEKGYELPPPVEANVYEMSKEEREKKGIPDLPVDLFEAISETRRSELVKRTLGEHIFTRFITNKLNEWELYRAQVTSFELEKYLPIL
- a CDS encoding Gfo/Idh/MocA family oxidoreductase; protein product: MRLAVIGSGGMAQAHIKVLQDKGFLGKRADIVALCDPDQKSLDATVKRFPQLNKANLYNNYEELLEKEELDAVLIASPHTCHYEQLIGCLEKGLNILVEKPMVCSVAEAERVVKLTEEKGVIVMVAYQRRFMPAFLYAKEQISSGKLGKLLFFTAYQAQNWLPAALYSWRGEPHLSGGGQINDSGSHLVHAMLWLTEARPLEVFAYMEKEEARVDILSALAIKFSDGMLGSVGIIGDNPGWGEEIGVWGKKGAILIRDGWQVIQQGEDGKYFTPKELPEGKPPIEAFLDCVEGKEDNQVPPVWGLRVIALTEAAWRSAEQGTPIKVEGWR
- the serS gene encoding serine--tRNA ligase; protein product: MHDPKLIRENPDLFKSMLKLRGMEDSLIDEFLAVDERRRQILQETQSLREKQNKASKEISQLKRNKKEIPKTLLEEMKHISEVLKEKLAEQREIEGRWREILLSIPNLPHSSVPEGQTDEENEEVRRWGEIRRFPFEVKPHWEIGKKLGLFDLEKAADIAGSRFPLFLNWGAKLVRALIDFMLDLHTKEHGYIEVSPPLLANQTSCLTSAHLPKFADDLFQTKDGFFLIPTAELPLANLHRDEILPGDLLPLKYVAYTPCFREEAGSWGKEIRGLIRHHQFDKVELFKFTKPEESYEELEKLVDDAEEVLRRLEIPYRVVNVCVGDLGFSAAKKYDIEAWFPGMGKFIEVSSCSNCTDFQARRGNIRYRETPTSPPRFVHTLNGSGLAVGRTLAALIENYQEEDGRIRVPEALRPYLGGISHIPP